The window TCGGGCACCGCGTCTGGAATATCTGCGAATCACCCACCCACCAGCGGCTTTCGTGCACCTAGCGTGCTTGTCATTGGCGTCGATCATTGACGCCCCTTGTTCGCCCCCGTCCCGGTGCGACCTGGACGGGGGCGAACAAGACGCAGGCCGGGTCGGGGGCTCCCCCCTGGCCCGAGGTGACGACGGAGGGGCAGCAGGTGGCCATTCCCACGTTCGACGGCAAGCACGGCGGCGGGACCGGTGACGGCAAGGGCGGCGGTCAGCAGGACGACTCCAACAGCGGCAACAAGCACGGCGGCGGCGGGTCGTCCGAGGGTGGGAACTCCTCGGACGGCAAGGGCCCGGCGGACGGTAAGTAGCCGGTGACCGGGAAGCACGAAGCGGAGGCCGGTCGGGCCCGGCCGGCCTCCGCGCTCATCGCGAACGGGTCGCTCACCACGGACTGGCTGGCGTCGTACGACGCCGTTCCCCGTCACCTCTTCGTCCCGGACACGATCTGGCCCGGTCGGGCCGACGGCGTCCGCCAGGGCCGGGCCGTCCACCGGGACACCGACCCGGCGGCCTGGTGGGAGGCCGTCCACTCGGACGTGCCGCTCACCACCCAGTGGGACGACGGTGAGCACACCGGGGACGACGTGGGCACCATGCCCACGTCGTCCAACTCCATGCCCACCATGGTCTTCTCGATGCTCGCCGCCCTGGACGTCGAGGACGGCCACCGGGTCCTGGAGATCGGCACCGGCACCGGGTGGAACGCCGCCCTGCTGGCCCACCGGGTCGGCTCCGGGAACGTCGTCAGCGTCGAGGTGGACCGGGCCAGCGCGGCCGACGCCGAACGCCGCCTCGCCCGCGCCGGGTACACCCCGCGCCTCGTCGTCGGGGACGGCGCCGAAGGCCACCCGGAGGCGGCGCCGTACGACCGGGTGATCGCCACCTGCTCGGTCGGCTGGGTGCCGTACCCGTGGGTGGCACAGGCCCGACCCGGCGCGGTGATCGTCGCGCCGTGGGGGCCGGAGTACGGCGGTGAGGCGCTCGTACGCCTCACCGCCGCCGCCGACGGCACGGCGAGCGGCCGGTTCGTCGGCTCGTCGGCCTTCATGCGGCTGCGCCGGCAGCGGAGCGCCCGGCCGGACAGCCTGGCCTACCTCTCCGGCCCCTGGCCCGCGGACGGCACCGCGTCCACCACCAGCCTGTCCCCCGAGGCGGTCGGCGGCTGGCTGGAGATGTTCGCCGTCGGCGTGCAACGGCCCGGGGTGTTCCCGCTGACCGAGCGCTACGACGACGGCACGTACACGCTGTGGCTGCACGACACCGCCGTCACCTCGTGGGCGACCGCCGACTGGGCGCCCGGCCGCGCCGCGTACGAGGTCGTGCAGTCCGGGCCCCGACGGCTGTGGGACGAGGTGGCGACGGCCTGGCAGTGGTGGCGCGACCAGGGCCGACCGGGCTTCGACCGCTTCGGGCTCACGGTGACCCCGTCCGGCCACACCGTGTGGCTGGACGCGCCGGACAACCCGGTGCCGCTCGGCCCGTGACCCCGACCGGCAGCCGTGCGGGGGGTGTCGGCCCCGCGCTCAGCCCGCTATGAGCGCGTCCCACTGGTCGCGGGTCGGGCCGTCGTGTTCCGGCTCGAAGTCGGGGTGGGCGGCCAGCCAGGCGGTGACGTGGCGGTCCACCTCCTCGGTGGCGTAGGCCTCGTCCGGTCGCGAGACCAGGTGCCGCACCTTGGCGCGGGCCCGCATGACGACCGGGTCCTCGAAGGCGCAGGTGGCCACGGCCGCCGCGCGCCGCTCCGGGGGCGGCGCGCTCTCGGCGAGCCGCTGCTCGTTGGCGCGGTCGGACGCCACCTGCGCGTCGAACCACGGGCGGAGGGCCTCCACCGTCCACGCGTGGTAGCCGGCGGGGTCCGCGACGACCTCGTCGACGTGTCCGGCGAGGTACCGGGCGGCACGCAGGCCCAGGGACACCCCGTGGCCCGAGGTGGGGTTGGTGTGAATGAGGCTGTCCCCCGCGTTGACCAGACCCGTGACGACCGGTCCCTCCGCGTCGGCGAGCGCCGTCCAGCGGTTGTCCAGGCCGGCCATCGCCAGCACGGCCGACTGCGGCTCGGCGTCCAGGTCGAGCCAGGCGGCGCAGGCGGGGAAGCGGCGCGCCACGGCCTCGAACACCTCGGGGTCGGTGAGCGCGCCCCGGGTCGGATCCGCCGTGGAGAGCAGCAGGTTCACCGCGAAGGTGTCGTTGTCGGAGGGGAAGACCCCGGCCAGCGCGAACGACGCGGCCGAGCCGGTCTTGACCCCTCGCCCCGGGTCGCGCGGGCCGTCCGCCCGCAGGCGGTACCAGCGGCACAGGTAGGCGATCCCGGTGCGGTGGCTCTCGACCACCGGCGGCCGGCAGCCCGCCTCCACCAGCCAGGCGGGCACCGGCGAGCGCCGGCCGGCCGCATCGACGACGAGGTCCGCCCCGAAGGT of the Kitasatospora sp. NBC_01246 genome contains:
- a CDS encoding methyltransferase domain-containing protein, yielding MTGKHEAEAGRARPASALIANGSLTTDWLASYDAVPRHLFVPDTIWPGRADGVRQGRAVHRDTDPAAWWEAVHSDVPLTTQWDDGEHTGDDVGTMPTSSNSMPTMVFSMLAALDVEDGHRVLEIGTGTGWNAALLAHRVGSGNVVSVEVDRASAADAERRLARAGYTPRLVVGDGAEGHPEAAPYDRVIATCSVGWVPYPWVAQARPGAVIVAPWGPEYGGEALVRLTAAADGTASGRFVGSSAFMRLRRQRSARPDSLAYLSGPWPADGTASTTSLSPEAVGGWLEMFAVGVQRPGVFPLTERYDDGTYTLWLHDTAVTSWATADWAPGRAAYEVVQSGPRRLWDEVATAWQWWRDQGRPGFDRFGLTVTPSGHTVWLDAPDNPVPLGP
- a CDS encoding FAD-dependent oxidoreductase; translated protein: MARVAVIGGGISGLGTALMLGRRGHTVTLYEQDAREAGADLEQDFFGWGRPRVPQAVQPHSLLAPVRTVLRAEAPDVYEDLLARGAREFHDFDWFDEHPPHRDGDEDLVTLRTRRIVLEAALTAAVRREATVEVRRGRRVSGLAVGEGRPVRVTGVRVGAETFGADLVVDAAGRRSPVPAWLVEAGCRPPVVESHRTGIAYLCRWYRLRADGPRDPGRGVKTGSAASFALAGVFPSDNDTFAVNLLLSTADPTRGALTDPEVFEAVARRFPACAAWLDLDAEPQSAVLAMAGLDNRWTALADAEGPVVTGLVNAGDSLIHTNPTSGHGVSLGLRAARYLAGHVDEVVADPAGYHAWTVEALRPWFDAQVASDRANEQRLAESAPPPERRAAAVATCAFEDPVVMRARAKVRHLVSRPDEAYATEEVDRHVTAWLAAHPDFEPEHDGPTRDQWDALIAG